A genomic region of Anopheles coustani chromosome 3, idAnoCousDA_361_x.2, whole genome shotgun sequence contains the following coding sequences:
- the LOC131271630 gene encoding sodium-coupled monocarboxylate transporter 1-like, whose product MGSTSEDEYTIEPRDREISGKHPGKTIELINRSLQRFDWPDYVSFVMMLFVCIIVGIFFGYKDHQKNKHKKLQQSERDSQVLDYLVGGRKMQVFPVTMSLVAGGFSAVTLLGTTTEIYVYGTQYCYIGIAMIIMAFVMHHVFLPVFHELQVTSVYEYLQLRFDRRMRLFGSILSTFGDILWMPICIYAPSLAFNQVTGISLYIISPIVIMICVFYTSLGGLKAVIWTDVIQTGVALAALLAVLIKGTYDVGGPRIVIERNIAGGRLEAPSFDPDPTLRHTMWTILIGAPLFYLNFISTVQDSIQRFLSLPTLRDARKAIHGYVAGWFVVNGMLFLIGMVIYATYYRCDPLTTQLAKSKDQLLPLFVMETFADQPGLTGIFIAGIFSAALSSLSSALNALSAITLEDFCKPFRKTPLTKTQVNYIMRGVVLAHGVLSVLLSLTVEHMGTVMQLAMTMASATGAPLFGVFVMGILMPWVDGTGALYGGIMGIVVMFYTCYMAQYGIASGSMKFETKPTSVDDCPYEFAYNTTAGNMEETLEHVGKSFYHMSYLYFTLFGTVVTCVAGTLISYFNKLREGRDRQERTIDPKLLAPWIRGRQKEETVVAFHSVPTDSKRADNNENDTQ is encoded by the exons ATGGGGAGCACAAGTGAAGACGAGTATACGATCGAGCCGAGAGATCGAGAGATAAGTGGCAAACATCCTGGAAAGACGATCGAGTTGATCAACCGATCGTTGCAGCGCTTCGACTGGCCAGACTATGTATCGTTTGTGATGATGCTGTTTGTCTGCATTATTGTAGGGATCTTCTTTGGCTACAAGGATCATCAGAAGAACAAACATAAGAAACTGCAGCAGAGTGAGAGAGATTCGCAAGTGCTAGACTATTTGGTCGGTGGTCGGAAGATGCAGGTGTTTCCGGTGACTATGTCTCTAGTTGCGGGTGGTTTCTCCGCAGTCACTCTGCTAGGAACAACTACCGAGATCTACGTTTACGGTACGCAGTATTGCTATATCGGGATCGCGATGATCATAATGGCGTTCGTTATGCACCATGTGTTTTTGCCAGTTTTTCACGAGTTGCAGGTCACATCGGTCTACGAG TATCTACAACTACGCTTCGATCGCCGTATGAGACTCTTTGGGTCTATTCTTTCTACCTTTGGAGAT ATTCTTTGGATGCCTATTTGTATATACGCTCCATCTTTGGCATTCAATCAGG TTACTGGAATAAGCTTATACATCATAAGTCCAATTGTTATCATGATTTGTGTGTTCTACACCAGTCTG GGTGGTCTTAAGGCGGTCATTTGGACGGATGTGATTCAAACGGGAGTAGCCTTGGCAGCTCTGTTGGCAGTTTTGATCAAAGGAACGTACGACGTCGGTGGACCGCGAATAGTGATCGAGCGGAACATTGCAGGCGGGCGACTCGAAGCACCAAGCTTCGACCCAGACCCAACACTACGCCACACTATGTGGACGATATTGATTGGTGCACCGCTGTTCTACCTTAACTTTATTTCCACTGTTCAAGACAGTATCCAGCGGTTTCTATCCCTTCCAACGCTTCGAGATGCGCGAAAAGCTATTCATGGCTATGTCGCCGGTTGGTTCGTGGTGAACGGGATGCTGTTCCTTATCGGGATGGTTATCTACGCTACGTACTATCGGTGCGATCCACTCACAACACAGTTGGCCAAATCGAAGGATCAACTACTGCCTCTGTTTGTGATGGAAACCTTCGCCGATCAACCCGGTCTGACGGGAATTTTCATAGCAGGAATCTTCAGTGCAGCCCTCAGCTCACTTTCGTCCGCATTGAACGCTCTGTCTGCGATCACCCTTGAGGATTTCTGCAAGCCGTTCCGCAAGACACCGCTGACGAAAACACAGGTTAACTACATAATGCGAGGTGTGGTATTGGCACATGGTGTCCTATCGGTGCTTCTTTCGTTGACGGTGGAACATATGGGCACCGTGATGCAGCTTGCAATGACTATGGCCTCCGCTACCGGAGCGCCACTCTTTGGTGTATTCGTGATGGGCATACTTATGCCGTGGGTTGATGGAACG GGTGCCCTGTATGGAGGCATTATGGGGATAGTGGTCATGTTTTACACATGCTACATGGCACAGTATGGTATCGCATCTGGTAGCATGAAGTTTGAAACCAAACCAACTTCGGTGGACGATTGCCCATACGAGTTTGCCTACAACACCACTGCAGGCAACATGGAAGAAACTTTAGAACATGTGGGAAAATCGTTCTACCACATGTCCTATTTGTATTTTACCCTGTTCGGAACTGTTGTTACTTGTGTGGCTGGAACGTTGATTAGCTATTTTAACAAATTGCGCGAGGGACGTGATCGACAGGAACGAACTATCGATCCGAAGCTTTTGGCACCATGGATACGAGGTAGGCAGAAAGAAGAAACGGTGGTGGCTTTCCATTCAGTACCGACAGATTCAAAACGGGCAGATAATAACGAAAATGACACGCAGTAG
- the LOC131271640 gene encoding sodium-coupled monocarboxylate transporter 1-like, with the protein MSSDWLVDTSEDDYSSDDTDLHNAENYSEQTIDSIQRSLQRFDWPDYVVFVVMLMICIVIGIFFGYKDHRKHKSKQARRDSEALDYLVGGRKMQIFPVSVSLVASWISGISLLGTSTEIYVYGTQYCYIVVAVLLMGFVLHYIFLPVFHDLQITSAYEYLQRRFDHRMRLFGSILYTVACLLWMPIVIYVPALAFNQVTGLSIHIVTPIVCIVCVFYTSIGGLKAVVWTDVIQSGVTLLALLAVLVKGTFDVGGPREVLERNIAGDRLEAPNFDPDPTLRHSFWIILVGAPIWFCYGVSCSQDMIQRFLALPTLRDARKALKGFIVGWIIVNVLFFLIGMLVYATYYRCDPLTTQLAKAKDQLLPLFVMETFADYPGMTGVFVAGIFSAALSSLSSALNALSAITLEDFCKPYCKKPLTEKQIHYIMRGSVLVYGALSVVLSIAVEHMGTVMQLTMTLSSASGAPLFGLFVMGVLMPWVNGTGALYGGSTGLLVMLYMCYKAQYSIATGSRTFDTKPTSVEDCPYEFSYNSTVDIPLETDETIEQVEKTIYHMSYMYFTLFGSVVTCLTGTVISLLTKLRTGGDRQEPIDPMLLAPCIRKKLPSGMPMTFLAVPTDSKQAEMVEATIKHQLVETNNE; encoded by the exons ATGTCGAGTGATTGGTTGGTGGATACAAGTGAAGATGATTACTCGAGTGACGATACAGATCTTCACAATGCGGAAAACTATTCCGAACAGACGATCGATTCGATCCAGCGGTCGTTGCAGCGCTTCGACTGGCCGGATTATGTGGTGTTTGTAGTGATGCTGATGATCTGCATCGTGATCGGAATCTTCTTCGGATATAAAGACCACCGGAAGCACAAAAGCAAGCAGGCGCGCAGGGATTCGGAGGCACTGGATTACCTGGTCGGCGGCAGGAAGATGCAGATCTTTCCCGTGTCCGTGTCATTGGTAGCGAGTTGGATCTCCGGGATCTCGCTCCTAGGAACTTCTACCGAGATCTACGTATATGGGACGCAGTACTGCTACATTGTAGTAGCGGTACTATTGATGGGCTTTGTGCTACATTACATATTTCTTCCAGTTTTCCACGATTTGCAGATTACGTCGGCCTATGAG TATCTACAGCGTAGATTCGATCATCGTATGAGGCTATTTGGATCAATTCTTTACACTGTTGCTTGT ctACTGTGGATGCCAATTGTTATCTATGTACCAGCTTTAGCATTCAATCAAG TGACCGGACTCAGCATTCATATAGTAACACCGATCGTATGCATCGTCTGCGTATTTTACACCAGTATA GGTGGACTTAAGGCAGTTGTTTGGACGGACGTCATTCAATCAGGTGTTACCTTGCTCGCCCTACTGGCTGTTTTGGTCAAAGGAACGTTTGATGTTGGAGGACCGAGAGAAGTTCTCGAGCGAAACATTGCAGGCGATCGTCTCGAGGCACCGAACTTCGACCCCGACCCAACACTGCGTCACTCGTTCTGGATTATATTGGTCGGTGCCCCGATATGGTTTTGCTACGGTGTATCCTGTAGCCAGGACATGATCCAACGTTTCCTGGCTCTCCCAACGCTTCGGGATGCTCGTAAGGCCCTGAAAGGTTTCATCGTCGGTTGGATTATCGTAAAcgtattatttttcctcatTGGAATGCTGGTGTACGCCACGTACTACCGGTGCGATCCTCTCACGACCCAATTGGCAAAAGCCAAGGATCAACTGTTGCCTCTGTTTGTAATGGAAACCTTCGCCGATTATCCCGGTATGACGGGAGTTTTCGTGGCTGGAATCTTCAGTGCTGCCCTCAGTTCGCTTTCGTCCGCGTTGAACGCCCTGTCGGCCATCACACTCGAGGATTTCTGCAAGCCGTACTGCAAGAAGCCATTGACTGAGAAACAGATCCATTACATCATGCGAGGATCAGTGCTGGTGTACGGTGCTCTATCGGTGGTACTGTCCATAGCGGTCGAACATATGGGCACGGTGATGCAGCTTACGATGACTCTGAGTTCAGCGTCCGGGGCTCCTCTGTTTGGACTGTTCGTAATGGGTGTTCTAATGCCGTGGGTAAACGGAACA GGTGCTTTGTACGGCGGCTCGACAGGACTCCTCGTGATGCTGTACATGTGCTACAAGGCACAATATTCTATTGCTACAGGTAGTAGAACATTCGATACGAAACCAACGTCGGTGGAAGACTGCCCCTACGAATTCTCGTACAACAGCACTGTAGATATCCCGCTCGAGACAGATGAAACGATCGAGCAAGTAGAAAAAACGATCTATCACATGTCGTACATGTATTTCACCCTCTTCGGATCGGTGGTAACATGCCTAACTGGAACGGTGATAAGCTTGCTGACGAAGCTACGCACCGGAGGCGATCGACAGGAACCGATCGATCCGATGCTGTTGGCACCGTGCATTCGTAAAAAGCTGCCAAGTGGAATGCCAATGACATTCCTAGCGGTGCCAACCGATAGCAAACAGGCAGAAATGGTGGAAGCTACGATTAAGCACCAGCTTGTGGAGACTAATAACGAATAG
- the LOC131271649 gene encoding sodium-coupled monocarboxylate transporter 1-like, protein MAESTISESTTFGSTVYEESVDRSTSTDSSILHGPSVEEISRSLQRFNWPDYVVFVLMLISCMVIGVFFGVKDHQKHKRQKHARRGSEALDYLVGGRKMQIIPVSVSLVASWISGISLLGTSTEIYVYGVQYCYIISAVVLMGLSMNFIFLPVFHDLQITSAYEYLQMRFDKRMRLVGSILFTLASILWLPIVIYVPALAFNQVSGVNIHVITPIVCLVCIFYTSLGGLKAVVWTDVIQTAVMVGAMIIVIIKGTADVGGLSVVIERNSAGGRFEPPDFNLDPTARNTFWTLLIGGTFFWTSTNSINQNMMQRYLSLPSLASARKALVLFLIGTVTVLAMCCYNGLLIFAMYHDCDPLTTGLAKAKDQLVPLLVMEVLGEYPGLAGLFVAGIFSAALSSLSTALNSLSAIVLEDFCKPFVSKPLTETQTRYIMRFTVLAFGALAVVMVVLVEKMGAVLQLSMSLGPVTIGPLFGLFLMGFFFPRINGTSAITGTVAGLALMSYIVIRSQISIALKEIVFAEKPVTVEGCHYEFTPKNETLFESDYTPGEKSLHHVSFLYYTMIGSVVPTLVGYLSSFILPRSKTDDIDPLLLAPFLRRFYPSSNSKSHHMTEVLHEFETKDIQL, encoded by the exons ATGGCAGAATCGACCATCTCGGAGAGTACAACGTTTGGCTCAACGGTGTACGAAGAGAGTGTCGATCGATCGACTTCCACCGACAGCTCCATCCTGCATGGACCGAGTGTTGAGGAAATCAGCCGATCGCTGCAGCGATTCAACTGGCCTGACTATGTGGTGTTTGTACTGATGTTGATCAGTTGCATGGTGATCGGAGTGTTCTTCGGTGTGAAGGACCaccagaaacacaaacggcaGAAGCATGCCCGGCGAGGTTCGGAAGCGCTCGACTATTTGGTTGGTGGTAGAAAGATGCAAATTATTCCGGTGTCAGTGTCACTGGTCGCGAGCTGGATATCCGGGATCTCGTTGCTCGGCACATCTACGGAAATCTATGTTTACGGTGTGCAGTATTGCTACATAATCAGTGCGGTTGTGCTCATGGGTCTATCGATGAACTTCATCTTCCTACCGGTGTTTCATGATCTTCAAATAACTTCTGCCTATGAG taTCTACAAATGAGATTTGATAAACGAATGCGACTCGTTGGATCTATACTCTTTACGCTAGCAAGT ATCTTATGGTTACCCATTGTAATCTACGTCCCAGCACTTGCCTTCAATCAAG TCTCAGGTGTTAATATACATGTGATAACGCCGATCGTTTGCTTGGTGTGCATATTTTACACCAGTCTG GGTGGACTAAAAGCTGTCGTCTGGACCGACGTCATCCAAACGGCGGTTATGGTCGGTGCAATGATCATAGTGATCATCAAGGGTACGGCGGATGTAGGAGGGCTTAGTGTGGTGATTGAACGAAATTCCGCAGGAGGGCGATTCGAGCCCCCAGA TTTTAATTTAGATCCAACTGCACGGAACACATTTTGGACGTTGCTCATCggtggtactttcttttggaCTTCAACAAACTCTATCAACCAAAACATGATGCAACGATACCTGTCGTTGCCTTCTTTGGCATCGGCTCGAAAGGCTCTGGTACTGTTCCTCATTGGAACGGTAACTGTGCTAGCCATGTGCTGCTACAACGGGCTGCTCATCTTCGCCATGTACCACGATTGCGATCCACTGACGACTGGCTTGGCGAAGGCGAAAGATCAACTAGTTCCGTTGCTAGTGATGGAGGTTCTGGGAGAGTATCCAGGTCTGGCCGGATTGTTCGTCGCGGGCATATTCAGTGCAGCGCTTAGTTCCCTGTCGACGGCTCTGAACTCGCTGTCCGCTATCGTTTTGGAGGACTTCTGCAAACCATTCGTGTCGAAACCTCTAACGGAGACGCAAACACGATACATTATGCGCTTCACCGTGCTGGCTTTCGGGGCGCTCGCAGTTGTAATGGTGGTTCTGGTGGAGAAAATGGGTGCTGTATTGCAACTGTCGATGAGTCTGGGTCCGGTGACGATCGGACCTCTATTTGGTTTGTTCCTGATGGGTTTCTTCTTCCCCAGGATCAATGGAACA AGTGCTATTACGGGGACTGTGGCTGGCTTGGCTCTGATGTCGTATATTGTCATCCGATCGCAGATCTCGATCGCTCTGAAGGAGATCGTTTTTGCAGAAAAACCAGTAACCGTAGAAGGCTGTCATTACGAGTTTACGcctaaaaatgaaacactctTCGAGTCCGATTACACTCCAGGTGAAAAGTCACTACATCATGTCTCCTTCCTGTATTACACCATGATCGGTTCAGTCGTACCAACTTTGGTGGGGTATCTCTCCTCTTTTATTCTACCTCGCTCGAAAACGGACGACATCGATCCGCTACTACTGGCCCCGTTCCTGAGGCGATTCTATCCATCGTCAAACAGCAAGTCTCACCACATGACAGAGGTACTGCACGAGTTCGAAACGAAGGACATTCAATTGTAG
- the LOC131271657 gene encoding sodium-coupled monocarboxylate transporter 2-like, whose amino-acid sequence MTSVKLTVAEVSESMQRFGLVDYVVFVASLLICVVIGVYFGWKDWRVQQQRKHNVRRGSEALNYLVGGRKMKIFPVAMSLIASFISGIAVMGSSTETYLHGTQFCYIFTGILLMAVSMNYIFLPVYQGLDITSAYAYLQMRFDRRIRLLGSGLFVLATLLHLPIVIYVPALAFNQVSGINVHVVSTSVCLVCIFYTLVGGIKAVVWTDVIQMFIMIGALILIVIKGTADIGGLSVLIERNMASGRIEPPNFSFDPTERHTIWAIFIGGGSFWMGKNAIHQMMIQRYLALPSFRDAQKALVCFTVGIILLLMTCFYNGLLIYATFHDCDPLTTGLAKAKDQLLPVLLMKVLADIPGLAGLFISGIFSASLSSLSTGLNSLSAIVLEDFVKPFTRRPLSERATRYIMRSTVFVFGIVAVVLVLVVEQLGTVLQLAMSLVPISLGPLLGLFLMGMLLPWVDASSAFGGAISGLMTMSYIVIRAQIAVAAKEMPILGKPVSVEGCDYTFDLPVGFNTTSIPPLGSSEKSLHHVSYLYYTFIGAVTTVVVGSLTAAIFRRQQPDKLDPLLLAPFVRKLYHSERIPSSGGMVHNFNKEDTQL is encoded by the exons ATGACGTCGGTAAAGTTAACCGTAGCGGAAGTCAGCGAGTCCATGCAGCGCTTTGGACTGGTCGATTATGTGGTGTTTGTGGCTAGCTTGCTGATATGCGTTGTGATTGGGGTATATTTCGGATGGAAGGATTGGAGGGTACAGCAGCAACGAAAACATAATGTACGCCGCGGCTCGGAAGCACTGAATTATCTTGTCGGAGGCCGAAAGATGAAAATTTTTCCCGTGGCGATGTCTCTGATCGCTAGTTTTATATCGGGGATCGCGGTGATGGGCTCATCCACGGAGACGTACCTGCATGGAACACAGTTTTGTTATATCTTCACCGGGATCTTGTTGATGGCCGTTAGCatgaattatatttttctgcCAGTTTACCAGGGATTGGATATCACTTCCGCATACGCGTATCTTCAAATGCGCTTTGATCGACGAATAAGGTTGCTTGGATCgggattgtttgttttagctACG CTTCTACATCTACCAATAGTTATCTACGTACCAGCTTTGGCGTTCAACCAAGTGTCGGGTATTAATGTACACGTCGTATCAACGAGCGTATGCTTGGTTTGCATATTTTACACGCTAGTG GGTGGCATAAAAGCGGTAGTGTGGACGGATGTCATTCAAATGTTCATCATGATTGGGGCATTGATCTTGATCGTCATCAAGGGGACTGCAGACATCGGTGGACTGTCGGTGCTGATCGAGAGGAACATGGCGAGTGGAAGAATAGAACCTCCGAA TTTCAGTTTCGATCCCACCGAAAGGCACACCATCTGGGCAATCTTTATCGGAGGTGGCAGTTTTTGGATGGGCAAAAATGCCATCCATCAGATGATGATCCAACGCTATCTGGCGCTGCCCTCTTTCCGGGACGCACAGAAGGCTCTGGTTTGTTTCACCGTTGGAATCATTCTTCTGTTAATGACGTGCTTCTACAACGGTCTACTTATTTACGCTACCTTCCACGACTGTGATCCTTTAACGACGGGTTTGGCCAAGGCAAAAGATCAACTGCTGCCCGTGCTGCTGATGAAGGTACTCGCGGACATTCCCGGGCTAGCGGGTTTATTTATCTCCGGCATATTTAGTGCGTCCCTTAGCTCGCTATCCACAGGCCTGAATTCGCTTTCGGCGATCGTGTTGGAGGACTTTGTGAAACCCTTCACCCGTCGGCCGCTCAGTGAAAGAGCAACGCGTTACATCATGCGTAGCACCGTGTTTGTCTTTGGTATTGTTGCCGTCGTTCTAGTGCTGGTGGTGGAACAGCTGGGAACGGTGTTACAACTCGCGATGAGTTTGGTGCCGATCTCGCTGGGACCCTTATTGGGGTTATTCTTGATGGGGATGCTCTTACCGTGGGTTGATGCCAGT AGTGCCTTCGGCGGAGCCATCAGTGGACTGATGACAATGTCGTACATCGTGATCCGGGCTCAAATTGCGGTGGCTGCGAAGGAAATGCCCATCCTTGGAAAACCTGTCTCGGTTGAGGGCTGTGATTATACATTTGATCTTCCGGTAGGGTTTAACACAACGTCAATACCACCACTAGGTTCCTCAGAGAAATCGTTGCATCATGTGTCCTATCTGTACTACACGTTCATCGGTGCCGTTACCACCGTTGTCGTCGGTTCACTAACTGCTGCCATATTTCGACGCCAGCAGCCAGACAAATTGGATCCCTTGCTTCTGGCTCCTTTTGTTAGAAAGTTGTATCATTCGGAAAGAATTCCGTCATCCGGTGGTATGGTACACAATTTTAATAAAGAAGATACACAATTGTAA